GCCGCCGCCGCCGTGGGCCTCGGCGGGATCGCCCTGATCCTCGTCCTGCAGCGCTTCCTGCCGAAGGTCCCCGCGGTGCTCGTGATGGTGGTCCTGGCGATCGCCGCGGCCGCCGCCTTCGACCTGGACGAGCACGGCGTCGGCCTGGTCGGGGTACTGCCCGAGGGCTTCCCGCCGTTCACGATCCCCGACGTGCGCCTCGCCGACCTCGCGCCGCTGCTCGGCGGTGCGCTGGGCATCGCCCTGGTGTCCCTGGCCGACACGATCTCCAACGCGTCCGCCTTCGCGGCCCGTACGGGGCAGGAGGTCCGCGGCAACCAGGAGATGGCGGGCGTCGGTGCGGCCAACCTGGCGGCCGCCCTGTTCCAGGGGTTCCCCGTCAGCACGAGCGGGTCCCGGACGGCGGTCGCGGAGCGCGCGGGGGCCAGGAGCCAGCTCACCGGGGTCGTCGGAGCCGCGCTCATCGTCCTCATGCTCGTGCTGGCTCCGGGGCTGTTCCGCAACCTCCCCCAGCCGGCCCTGGCCGCCGTGGTCATCACCGCGTCGCTGTCCCTGGCCGACGTACCGGGAGCCGTACGGCTGTGGCGGCAGGGCCGGACGGAGTTCCTGCTGTGCTTCGCGGCCTTCGCCGGCGTGGCCCTGCTCGGCGTGCTGCCCGGGATCGCCATCGCCGTGGGCCTGTCCGTCCTCAACGTCTTCCGGCGCGCCTGGTGGCCGTACGACACCGTCCTGGGGCGGGTGCAGGGCCTGGAGGGCTACCACGACCTCCGCTCCTACCCGCAGGCCGAACAGCTGCCGGGCCTGGTGATCTACCGCTTCGACGCCCCGCTCTTCTTCGCCAACGCCAGGGCCTTCCGGGACGAGATCAGGCGGCTGGCCGGCGCGGATCCGCGGCCGAGCTGGATCGTGGTGGCGGCCGAACCCATGACGGACGTGGACACGACTGCCGCCGACGTCCTGGAAGAGCTCGACGAGGCGCTCAACGCGGAAGACGTCCACCTCGTGTTCGCCGAGATCAAGGACCCGGTGCGGCGAAAGATCGAGCGGTACGAACTCACCCGGACCATCGACCCCCGTCACTTCTTCCCCACGGTGGAGGCCGCCGTCGCCGCCTTCCGCCTGCGCACCGGAGCGCAGTGGACCTCTCCCGACACCGCCGGACCGCCCGCCGGGCCCGAACCCGGGTCCATCGGTCCCGCGCCCACCGGCGGGAAGTGACCGCCCGCCGGTGGAAGGACCCCGAAGGCCCCGACGGCCGCCTGTCAGGCGGCGCCGTGTCCTGCCGCGGTCCGTCCCATGGTCAGCGCCAGCCGCCGCACCCGGCGCCAGTCCATCGGCGGCGCGGTCCGCGGCACCCCGGGACGGTTCCGGGGCACGCGCACGCGCAGGGCGCCGGCCGCGATACGGCAGTGCACGGGAGTGGACAGCACCAGCGCCTCGCCGTCGACACCGACCGGGATGGCGGGAGCGTCCGTGTCGACGACGACCTCGCGGGCGGTGACGGCGGTCAGCCCGCGGCCCTGCCTGCCGTGCAGCAGCAGCCCCGCCGCTTCGGCGGCGCTCGAGACCTCGACGCCGAGCACCCCCAGCTCACCGGAGTCCAGGCGCTCCCGGCGCCCGAGCCCCGCCGAATCGCCCTTCTGATAAGGGTTGTTGCTCACCAACACGGCCTGCGGACCGTCCAGGACCAGCGCATCCGCACGGACGCTCAGCCGCGAGCCGCTGTCCCGGGTCAGCAGGGCCGGCAGCATCTCCAGAATGGTGCGGGCCTTGTCGTCGCGGTAGGCCGGACTCTGCACGACTTCCGCGTACACGCCGAACGAGGCGCTGTTGACGAAGACCCGCCCCGTGTTCCCGTCCGCCGGTTCCCCCTCATGGATGTAGCCGAGGTCGACGCGCAGTTCGACTCCGTCGGTCAGGGCCTCCAGACACCGGGAGGGATCCTGCCGGTCCAGACCCAGATCCATGGCGAAGTGGTTGCGCGTGCCGGCGCTGATCACCATGAACGGAATGTCGTGCTCCACGGCCACGGCGGCGACCAGGGCCTGCGTCCCGTCGCCGCCTGCGACGCCCAGCAGATCGGCCCCGTCCTCGACGGCCTGCCGCGCCAGCTCGGCCACGTCCTGGTGCCGGGCCGGATCCAGTACGACGACCTCGGCGCCCAGGGCCCTGGCCCGCTCCGCCAGGCGGAACTTCTCGACCTTG
The Streptomyces sp. NBC_01296 DNA segment above includes these coding regions:
- a CDS encoding diacylglycerol/lipid kinase family protein; translation: MSRRWTARLALATGLAALAVLVVFGGLASLLLMAVGWAGLVLTAAGVWWMLTHTGWIRVLAGLLVVIAPLAVLLLYSAAGLLWVVLVSLALWALAVAAGSAALAEDASSMPERAVVRAERPFLIMNPRSGGGKVEKFRLAERARALGAEVVVLDPARHQDVAELARQAVEDGADLLGVAGGDGTQALVAAVAVEHDIPFMVISAGTRNHFAMDLGLDRQDPSRCLEALTDGVELRVDLGYIHEGEPADGNTGRVFVNSASFGVYAEVVQSPAYRDDKARTILEMLPALLTRDSGSRLSVRADALVLDGPQAVLVSNNPYQKGDSAGLGRRERLDSGELGVLGVEVSSAAEAAGLLLHGRQGRGLTAVTAREVVVDTDAPAIPVGVDGEALVLSTPVHCRIAAGALRVRVPRNRPGVPRTAPPMDWRRVRRLALTMGRTAAGHGAA
- a CDS encoding SulP family inorganic anion transporter, yielding MTTRREGHGVLSLFRAVPGIRAASSYRRAWLVKDLVAGVVLTTLLVPQGMAYAELAGLPAITGLYTTILCMLGYAVFGPSRILVLGPDSSLGPMIAATVLPLVAAGGDPDRAVALASMLAVMVAAIMILASVAKLGFIADLISKPTMIGYMNGLALTILIGQLPKLLGFKVEADSLIGECAGLVQKIADGATVPAAAAVGLGGIALILVLQRFLPKVPAVLVMVVLAIAAAAAFDLDEHGVGLVGVLPEGFPPFTIPDVRLADLAPLLGGALGIALVSLADTISNASAFAARTGQEVRGNQEMAGVGAANLAAALFQGFPVSTSGSRTAVAERAGARSQLTGVVGAALIVLMLVLAPGLFRNLPQPALAAVVITASLSLADVPGAVRLWRQGRTEFLLCFAAFAGVALLGVLPGIAIAVGLSVLNVFRRAWWPYDTVLGRVQGLEGYHDLRSYPQAEQLPGLVIYRFDAPLFFANARAFRDEIRRLAGADPRPSWIVVAAEPMTDVDTTAADVLEELDEALNAEDVHLVFAEIKDPVRRKIERYELTRTIDPRHFFPTVEAAVAAFRLRTGAQWTSPDTAGPPAGPEPGSIGPAPTGGK